DNA from Salinispora arenicola:
CCCGACGGGCCGCGCCGCTGCTCGGCCGTCTCGCCGGGCTGCTGTTGGTGCTGACCGGCGGCTACGTCGCCTGGTACGGCTGGTACGAGATCCGACTGTTCGCCGGCGGCGACGCCGACGACCCGGTGATCGAGGCAGCTGGCCGGGCGCAGACCGCGATCAGCGGGTGGGTGAACGACCTGGGACCGTGGACGATCGGGGCCGCGGTCGCCGCGCTGCTCGCGGTAGCGGTGGCCGGCACTCTGGTACGCCGGCGCCGGGCCGCCGCCCGGCGCTCGACACCGACCAACAGCCGCCTACCATCGCAGGATGCCGCCCGCCGCTGAGCTCCGGATCGCCTCGTTCGCCGACCTGTCCACCCGAGCCTTCCACGACCTGCTCCGGCTGCGCGTCGACGTGTTCGTGGTGGAACAGGAGTGCCCGTACCCGGAGTTGGACGGCCGGGACGTGGAGCCGGGCACCCGCCACCTGTGGCTGGAGCACGCCGGGGTGCCGGTGGCGTATTTGCGGATCCTGGCCGAGCAGGACGGCCGGCCGCGCATCGGCCGGGTGGTGGTGGCGAAGGAGGCGCGCGGCGAGGGATACGCGGGCCGGCTGATGGCCGCCGCCCTCGCGGAGGTCGGTGCACGCCCGTGCGTGCTCGAAGCACAGTCACACCTGGTCGATTTCTACGTCCGGCACGGGTTCGCGGTCGACGGGCCGGAGTACTTCGAGGACGGCATCGCGCACACGCCGATGCGCCGGGACGCACCGGCGTGAACGCACCGCGCGTGGGCGCGGGTCGCCGCGAGTCGGTGCGGGTCGGCACGCCCTCGGCTACCTCCCGCACCTGACCCCGTCACCCGGTCGGCACGGGCGTGTGGCCACGTGGCCGGGGCTCTGGTCCCGGTGCCGCGG
Protein-coding regions in this window:
- a CDS encoding GNAT family N-acetyltransferase; its protein translation is MPPAAELRIASFADLSTRAFHDLLRLRVDVFVVEQECPYPELDGRDVEPGTRHLWLEHAGVPVAYLRILAEQDGRPRIGRVVVAKEARGEGYAGRLMAAALAEVGARPCVLEAQSHLVDFYVRHGFAVDGPEYFEDGIAHTPMRRDAPA